The DNA region GCCTGATCCGCGCCCGCCTGGGCCGGGACGCCACCCTGGCCAGCCTGGTGGCCGGCTTCGGCGGCAGCCTGGTGAAGACCGACGTGGAGTCGAAGCTGCAGGGCCCCGCCCCCCAGTCGGAGATGCTGGGCCTGTACTTCGCCAGTGACCGGCAGCACTTCGACTACCACACCCTGCAGGAGCACCTGGCGGCGCACACCTTAAGCGACCTGCTCTACAAGGGCGCGGTCAAGGACCGGGGGCGGACGGTCTTTGCCGGATTGATCCGCGTCCACCCCGGAGCGCAGAAGACCAACGCCTTCCAGTCCAACCGCAACCTCCTGCTGAACGCCGGGGCCAGGTCCGACAGCATCCCCAAGCTGGAGATCATGGCCAACGACCTGCGCTGCACCCACGGCTCGGCCACCAGCCGGCTGAACGACGAGCAACTCTTCTACCTCATGAGCCGGGGGCTACGACGGCAGCAGGCGGTGCAGATGGTCGTGGACGGCTTCTTCGCCGAGGTGCTGGACCGGATTCCCCTGGAGCGGCTGCGGCAGCAGGTGCAAGAGGAGATTGCGGGCAAGATCGCGGAGTCATCCCAGAGATGAGCGGGTTCGTCAAGGTGGCCACGGTGGATCAGATCCCGCCCGGGCAGGGGCGGCGGGTGGAGGTGGAGGGGCGGCAGATCGCCCTCTTCAACGTGGGAGGGCGCTTCTACGCGGTGGACGACACCTGCACCCACGAGGAGGCCTCGCTGGCCGCCGGCGCCCTCTCCGGGGAAATCGTGGCCTGTCCCAAGCACGGGTCGCGCTTCCACCTGCCCACCGGGCGGGTGCTCTCGCTGCCGGCGGTGCGCCCCGTGGACACCTACGAGGTGAAGGTGGAGGGTGCCGACGTCCTGGTGCTCCCCCAGCCGCGCAAGGGCGTGGGTATGCCGCACAGGGTCTGGTAGCGGCGCCGCGCGCCGGGAGGTAGGGGCATGATCCCCGAACGGGTGCGGGAAGACTGCGCCCTCCTGCAGCAGCGGGTGCACGGCAAACCCCTGGTCTACCTGGACAGCGCCGCCACCTCGCAGAAACCGCGGGTGGTCCTGGAGGCGCTGGCCCGTTACTACAGCGAGTACAACGCCAACGTGCACCGGGGCATCTACGCCATGGCCGAGCTGGCCACGCAGCGCTACGAGGAGGCCCGCGCCCGCGTCGCCCGCTTCATCAACGCCCCCCGCCCCGAGGAGGTGGTCTTCACCCGCGGCACCACCGAGGCTATCAACCTGGTGGCCTACACCTGGGGCCGGGCCACCCTCCGCCCCGGCGACGAGATCCTGCTCACGGAGATGGAGCACCACAGCAACATGGTCCCCTGGCAGCTCCTGGCCGCAGAGAAGGGGGTGCGCCTGCGCTTCGTACCGTTCGACCACCACGGCCAACTGGTGATGGAGGAGTTCGATCGCCTCCTCACCGAGCACACGCGGCTGGTAGCGGTGACGCACCAGTCGAACGTGCTGGGCACGATTAACCCGGTCGGGGAAATTGCGCGGCGCGCCCACGGCGTGGGCGCGCTGGTGCTTGTGGACGGGGCGCAGAGTGTGCCCCACATGCCGGTGGACGTGCAGGCGCTGGGCTGCGACTTCCTGGCCTTCTCCGCCCATAAGATGTGCGGCCCCACCGGCGCGGGGGCGCTGTGGGCGCGCTACGAGCTGCTGCAGGCCATGCCCCCCTTCCACGGCGGCGGGGAGATGATCATGCTGGTCACCCTGGAGGGTGCCACCTATAAGGACCCCCCGCACAAGTTCGAGGCCGGCACCCCCAACATCGCCGACTGCATCGTCTGGGCCACGGCCATCGACTACCTGGAAGGCTTCGGTATGGCGGCCATCCGGGAGCACGAGCGTCAGTTGCTGCGCTACGCCCTGGGGCAGCTGCGGGAGGTGCCGGGGGTGCGGGTCTTGGGTCCCGAGGACGTGGAGCAGCGCGGAAGCGCCATCGCCTTCGACCTGCCGGGGGTGCACCCGCACGACGTGGCCCAGGTCCTGGACCAGGAGGGGATCGCCGTGCGCGCCGGGCACCACTGCGCCCAGCCGCTGCACCGCCGCCTGGGCCTGGCCGCGTCTACACGGGCCAGCCTTTACCTGTACAATACCCCGGGGGACATCGACGCCCTGACGCGCGGCCTGGAGACCGTGCGCCGGCTCTTTACGCCACGCACCGCGGCGCGAGACCGCTAGGTCCTGCTCGGTCTGGCCCGCGGCCGGAAGGAGACCGAGACGTGGGCCTGGACGACCTGTACCGCGAGATCATCCTCGACCACTACGCCCACCCGCGCAACCGCGGCCGCCTGGCCACTGCCGACATCACCGTGGAGGGAGCCAACCCGCTGTGCGGGGACGAGCTGGCCCTCTACGTACGCCTGGAGGGCGGGTCGATCGCGGAGGTGCGCTTCGAGGGGCGGGGCTGCTCCATCAGTCAGGCCTCCGCCTCCATGCTGACCGAGCAGGTGCGGGGCAAGACACTGGCCCAGGCGCGGGAGCTGGTGGCCGCCTTCAAGGCCATGATGCGTGGCGAGGCCTCCCCCTTTGACGACACTGACCTGGCGGCGCTGCAGGGGGTGCGCAAGTTCCCCGTGCGGGTGAAGTGTGCCACGCTGGCCTGGGTGGCCCTGGACCAGGGAATCGAGGAGTTCCAGCGGGGCAAGGCGGCGTCGCGGGCCACCACCGAGGTGCCGGAGTAGCATGGCCGCCTGGGTCGAACGGGCGCGGGACCTGGCCCGGCAGTTCCGCGCCGACGCCATCCGCATGACCGCCGCCGCCGGCTCGGGACACCCCACCTCCGCCCTCTCCGCCGCCGAGCTGATGGCCGTACTCCTGCTGCGCCACCTGCGGTACGACTTCGCCAACCGGGACCACCCCAACAACGACCGGCTGATCTTCTCCAAGGGGCACGCCACCCCGCTGCTCTACCCCCTGCTCGCCGCCGCGGGAGCCATCCCGCCGCAGGAGCTGCTCACCTACCGCAGGTGGGGCAGCCGCCTGGAAGGGCATCCCACCCCGGTCCTCCCCTGGGTGGAGGTGGCCACCGGGTCGCTGGGGCAGGGGCTGGCTATCGGCGTGGGGATGGCCCTAGCCGGCAAGTACCTGGACAAGCTCCCCTACCGGGTCTGGGTACTGCACGGCGACAGTGAGATGGCGGAGGGCGCGGTGTGGGAGGCTTTTGAGCACGCCGCCTACTACCGCCTGGATAACCTCATCGCCATCCTGGACGTGAACCGTCTGGGGCAGCGCGGCGAGACCATGGTCGGCTGGAACACCGCGGTCTATGCCGCCCGCGCCCGGGCCTTCGGCTGGCGCGCCATCGAGGTGGACGGGCACGATGTGGAGGCGGTGGACCGCGCCTACACCCAGGCGGTGGAAGGGGCGGGCAGCGGGCAGCCGGTGGTGGTCATCGCCCGCACGGTGAAAGGCAAAGGGGTCTCCTTCGTCGAGGACCGAAACGGCTGGCACGGCAAGGCCCTCTCCAGGGAAGAGGCGGCGCGGGCCCTGGAGGAGCTGGGTGAGGTGGAGCGCCTGCAGGTGGCCGTGACCGCTCCGGAGGACCTGCGTCCGGCCCTGCGACCGGATCCCCGCCCGCTGGAGCTGCCCCGCTACCAGGTGGGCGGTAGCGTGGCCACGCGGGAGGCTTACGGCGATGCCCTTCGGGCCCTGGGGGACGCGCGGCCGGACGTGGTGGCGCTGGACGGGGAGGTGAACAACTCCACCTACGCCGAGCGATTCGCCCGGGCGCACCCGGAGCGCTACTTTGAGATGTTCATCGCCGAGCAGCAGATGGTGGCTGCCGCGGTGGGGCTGCAGTCGCGGGGCTGGACGCCCTTTGTCTCCACCTTCGCCGCCTTCCTGACCCGGGCCTACGACTTCATCCGCATGGCCGCCATCTCCCGGGCCAACCTCAAGCTGTGCGGCTCCCACGCCGGGGTGAGCATCGGCGAGGACGGGCCTTCGCAGATGGGACTGGAGGATCTGGCGATGATGCGTGCCGTGCATGGGTCCACCGTACTGTACCCCTGCGACGCCAACCAGACCGCGGCCCTGGTGGCGGAGATGGCCGACCGCCCGGGGATCGTCTACCTGCGGACCACGCGGATGAAGACGCCGGTGATCTACCCGCCCGCAGAGCGATTCCCCGTCGGGGGCAGCCGCGTGTTGCGCTCCTCTGACAGCGATCAGGTCACCCTGGTGGGAGCGGGCGTCACCACCCACGAGGCCCTGCGGGCCGCCGACCTGCTGGCCCAACGCGGCATCCGGGCCCGGGTGGTGGACTGCTACTCGGTCAAGCCCATCGACGCCGCCACCCTGCGCCAGGCGGCGCGCAGCAGCGGCGGCCGCGTGGTGGTGGCGGAGGATCACTGGCCGGAGGGCGGTCTGGGTGACGCCGTCGTGGAGGTGCTCACCGACCCGGAGGTCACCCGCGACGGGTTCGTCCCGCAGGTGGTCCGCCTGGGCGTCCGGGCCATGCCCGGCTCGGGTACCCCGGCGGAGCAACTGGCCGCAGCCGGCATCGATGCTGCCCACATCGCCGCCGCTGCGGCTGCCCTGGTCGAAAGCCCGATAGCCAATACACTCCCCGCCTGATACCCGACCTCCCCCCATCCGGCTATCGTGCCCTTAAGGGCGCACCGAGCGCGCTGAGGGTGGGATGGGGACGTGGAGGTGGGAGTGCACGGGTTTGCTGAGCCGGAGAAGACGGGCGCGGTAGGGTTGGGCAGGTGAGCCGGAAGAAACGCCGGGGCAAGGCGCACCGGGCAAGCCGTCGTGACCGCCGCAGCGACCGCCCCCTGCCGCGGATCCGCGTGCTGGTGGTCCCCGCCCTCGTGCTTGTGCTGGCCGCCGGCGGATACCTGCTCTTTCGCTGGCTCGGTCCGGGCGCCTCCTCGGCCGGAGCCCCTGCATCGGGCGTCACGTCTCCCGTTGCGGGTCCCCGAGTCTCCGCGCCCGAGGGAGCTCCCGCTGCCGGTCCTGCAGTGCCTGCATCCGGTGGCGCGCTCCCGGCCCCGCCATCCGGCGTTCCGTCGCTCAGGGTGACCCCAAGCGTCTACAACCTGGGCCAGGTGAGCCAGGCGGCCGGGAGGGTGACCGTGCGCCTGGCGGTGTCCAACACCGGCACCGCCGACCTGGTGATCACGGAGATGGAGACCTCCTGCGGCTGCACCCGCGCCGCGCTGGTAGTGGACGGCCGGAGTGGACCGTGGTTCGGGATGCGCGGGCACGGGACATGGCCGGCGGGGTGGTCGGCGCGCCTGCGTCCCGGCCAGCAGGCCGCCCTGCTCGTCGAGTACGACCCAAACGCCCACGGCATCTACCGCGGCCCCATCGACCGCGCCGTTCTCATCCACTCCAACGACCCCCGCCAGCCGCACGCGGAAGTGCGTCTGACGGGCGCGCAGGTGCCGTAGGGGCGAAATTCGGATGCTGCGCTGGAGGGGATGGTGACCGGGCGCCGGGTCGTCGCGGTCCTGGCCGCGGTCGTCCTGCTCGCCGGCGTCCTTTTGGTGGTGGCCCGGCGCGGCCCGTCAGAGCCGGCGGTAGCGCTCGACCCCGTCGCGGTAGACTTCGGGGAAGTCTCCGCGCCGGCCAGCCGAGCGGTTCTGGTGCGCAATGTCGGGCGGGCCCCGCTGCAGATTCTCTCTGCAAGCACCTCCTGCGGCTGCACCAGGGCCGTCGTCGAGCGGTCCACCATCCCTCCGCGCGGAGCGGCTCGACTGGTGGTCACCTTCGACCCGGTGGCCCACGGTCCGCAGGCAGGACCGGCCCGTCACGCCGTCTACCTGCGCACCAATGATCCGCGCGCCCCGGAGGTGGAGCTGGAGGTGCGCGCCGTGGTGGTGAAGGCGCCGCGCGTGGTGGCCTACTACAACGCCTCCTGCCACGACTGCCTCCCCTACCTGGAGCAGGAGCTGGAGCCGTTGCTGCGCAGCCTGGGCGCGGGCGAGATCGAGCGGCGCGACTACATCCAGCAGCGGGCATACCGCCGGGAGCTGGTGGAGCGCAGCACCTCTCTGGGCATTCCTCCGCAGATGCAGGGACACATGACCGTCTTTGTCGGGGAGCGGATCGTCCTGCAGGGGCACGTGCCCGCCGCGGTCATCCGCGACCTGCTGGCCCCGCGGCACGCCGGCCGGTACCGCCTCATCGTGGTGCTGCAGGACAGGATGGCCTCCCACGGGGATCCGCCCACGCACTACACGGTGTGGGCCCCCGGCGGAGCCATGGCCACCTACCCGCTCCACGAACCGATTGCCACCTACCTGTCGACGCTGCCTGCGGCAAGATCCTCCGCCGGGGCCCCGGCTGCGGCGGAGCACCGCGGCGCCCCGGCCACCCTCCCCGCCGCCTTCCTCACCATGGTGCTGGGTGCCGGGCTGCTGGACGGCATCAACCCCTGCGCCTTCGCCGTGCTGCTGCTGTTCGTCGGCTTCCTCTTCACCCTGCAGCGCGGCCGCTCCGACCTGCTGGCCCACGGCTTCACCTATATCGCCGCCGTATACCTGACCTACCTGGCCATCGGCCTGGGGCTACTGAAGGTCTTCTCCCTGGGGGCGCCGCACCTGGTGGCCCGCATCGGAGCCGGGCTGATGGTCGTCCTGGGGCTGCTCAACATCAAGGACGCATTCTGGTACGGGGTGGGCCCCAGCCTGACCACGCTCTCCATTGGTGGGGCCGCCCGCGACCGCTGGATGCGCCGGGCCACATTCCCGGCCACCGCAGTGGTCGGGTTCCTGGTGGGTGTCTGCGAGTTCCCCTGCACGGGCGGCATTTACGTAGGCATCCTGGGGCTGCTGGCGGCGCGGACCACCTTCTGGCCCGGCCTGGGCTACCTGCTCCTGTACAACGTGATGTTCGTCCTGCCCCTGGTGGCTCTGCTTCTGGTCCTGGGCAACCGCCGGGTGGTGGGGCAGTACATGCGCTGGATGGGCACCCACCGCCGGGTACTGCGGCTGGTCCAGGGGCTGGTGATGCTCGCCCTGGCCGCGGCCATCCTGCGCTGGTTCGTGTAGTGCCTCTAAGCGCCGCGCCGTCGCGGGTCTATCTTTCCACGTCGTCGCGAGAGGCCGGGATTCTTGGCCAGGGCGCGCTCGATGCGGCGAAATGCCTCCCGCACCGCCTGGCGGGCCCGCGCCCGTTCCTTGCGGTCCACCAGGCGCCCGATCACTCGCCGCGTCTCCTCCATCACCCCGGCCATCACCCGGCGGAAGGCGAGGTATTCGCCGCTGTCCCGAACGAAGCCCGAGCGGTCAGCGGTGACCGGCAGGAAGTCCGCGTGCACCTCGCCCCGGATGCGCGCGGCGTCCCGGCCCCAGCCTTCCGCCCCGAAGAGGTCGCGCCGCACCGTCACCTGCCGCACCTTCAGCTCGACCCCTGCGTCGGCCGCCGACGCCAGGTGCGCGGGGACCACGACGATCTGTGCGTGACGACGGTGAAGCGCTAGCAGGCGGAGAGGGTGGCGAACTTGCCGATGCCGAACTGCCCGATGCGCGGGCGGCCGAAGCGCGGGGAGCGGGGTGGAGGCGCTTGTCCGCTGTGCCCACGGTGAAGTACTCGCGCAGCCCCTCCAGGTCCATGCCCAGGCCGTTGTCTGCCACCTGCACCTCGTCGTCGGTGATGGTCACCCGCACCTCGGTGGCGTTGGCGTCGTAGGCGTTGTTAACCAGCTCGCGGATGAGCTCGATGCTCTCGGCGTAGAGGCCTCCCCGATGGTGACCAGATGGCTCTTGTCCACGCGGACGGGAAGGCTATCCAGGCTCATCGCGGGCAGAACTCGCGGTGCGGGCCGGCACATCCTGGGGAGGAGGCGGAAAGGCACCTGAAGCCGGAAGGTAGAAAGGAGGTGGATAGAAACGCCACAATGAGGGGGTTTCGGCGTCTGAGGCGCTGTGGCGGACAGGTCCTATGACCCTGCGGCACGCACAGGCACTGGAGGCGCTGTGGTGGAAATGCAACACGATCTGCTCGATCAGGACCCAAGACTTGCCGAAGTTGTCCGGCGACTGGTTGAGGCCTACCGGCCTGAGCGGATCTACCTGTTCGGATCGTTCGCCCGCGGGGAGGCCGGGCCTGACAGCGACTACGACCTCCTTGTTATCGTGTCCGACGACGCGCCGCAGGAACGCAAGGACAGCAAACTGGCCTACCGAGTACTCTGGGGGACAGGGACGGCGGCCGACGTGATTGTCTGGGAACGGTCCCGTTTTGAGCGCCGTGCCCGCGTGGTCTGCTCGCTACCCGCCACCGTGCTGCGCGAAGGGAAGCTGCTCCATGCCGCATGACCCGGAGCTGGTGGCAGAGACGCGGGGGTGGCTGGTCCGGGCCCGCGCCGACCTCGCCGTCCACCCGCCCCTGACCGGAGACGTGGTATTCCACGCGCAACAGGCCGCGGAGAAGGCGATGAAAGGATTTCTTACCTGGCACAGCCGGTTGTTCCGGAAAACGCACAACCTCACCGAGCCAGGCGAGCTCTGCGCGCGACTGGATCCGACCCTGGAGCCGCTGCTTCGCCGCGCGTCCGGGCTGACCGACTATGCGTGGAAGTTCCGCTATCCGGGCGAGCCGGACGAGCCGCCGCGTGAGGAGGCCGAAGAGGCCCTGGCCCTGGCCGGAGAGGTCTACGAGCAGCTTCTCGTGCGGCTGCCGCGAGAAGTCGCACCTTGAGCAACGGCTGAACGTCCCCAAGTGCCAGGAGTCTCTGAGCCCTGACGCCCTGGGATAACATGCCGGGACGCCGAGATCCTCCTCTTCCTCGCCCGCGTGGTTTGGCCTGCTTCGGTTCGCGGATATAGGGTTCGACTGTGTCAGGGCCAGAAGACGCGCAGCAGAATTGGGACCAGGATCGCGGCCACGATGCCAAACATCACGGTATTGAGGCGGGCGCCGAGGCCGTCCACGCGTCGGTTGGTGTGCGCGATGGCTCCCCGGAGTTCGGAGGCGAACATGTCGATCTTCGCGTCGAGCCGTGCGTATCCCGTGTCCATCCTCTCCTGGAGCCGTGCGTATCCCGTGTCCGTTTTCTCCTCGAGCCGTGCGAAGCGCGTGTCCATCTGCGTCTGGAGCCGCGCGTAGCCCGTGGTCATCTGCTCCTCGAGCCGTGCGAAGCCCGCGTCCATCTTCCTGTCGAGCCGAGCGTCCGCCTCCCGGAGCTCGGACCCCTGCATGTCGATTTTCGCGTCCAGGCGGGCGAACCCGGAGTCTACCTTGCCTTCCAGGACGGCCAGGCGGCCCTCAATCGTCCCCAGGCGCTTGTCGATCTGCTCGTATGCGCCTTCGAGCCTGGCCAGCCTGACGTCCGTGGTCTCGGTCCCCATGGCCGGTCCTCCTTCGACTCTACCAGGATTGCGGATCGGCCGGAACGGGAGGGTTTTCAAGGGCCTTCAGGGCTTTCAGGGGCGATGCCGGGACGGCTCCCTTGAGTCTGGCGGCGCGATCGAACCCCGGAGGGCTCCGCCTTGCCGGTAGCGAGGGATAGACCTGGCGTTCCGGCACCTGATGACCGGTGTCCCGGCACCTGGTGACCATGTGTCCCGGTGCCCGCCGCCCGGGGCGCTTCAAGGCCGAAGTTCAGCACCGGTGGTCTGCAAGAAATCTATCGCGGGCGGGGAATACAAAGAGGTGACGTGACCGTGCCGGTTGTCCTCTGGATCGTCCTGGGGTTCCTCGTCGCGGGGGCCCTGGGCT from Armatimonadota bacterium includes:
- a CDS encoding DUF1573 domain-containing protein, producing the protein MTPSVYNLGQVSQAAGRVTVRLAVSNTGTADLVITEMETSCGCTRAALVVDGRSGPWFGMRGHGTWPAGWSARLRPGQQAALLVEYDPNAHGIYRGPIDRAVLIHSNDPRQPHAEVRLTGAQVP
- a CDS encoding nucleotidyltransferase domain-containing protein, coding for MQHDLLDQDPRLAEVVRRLVEAYRPERIYLFGSFARGEAGPDSDYDLLVIVSDDAPQERKDSKLAYRVLWGTGTAADVIVWERSRFERRARVVCSLPATVLREGKLLHAA
- a CDS encoding HEPN domain-containing protein produces the protein MPHDPELVAETRGWLVRARADLAVHPPLTGDVVFHAQQAAEKAMKGFLTWHSRLFRKTHNLTEPGELCARLDPTLEPLLRRASGLTDYAWKFRYPGEPDEPPREEAEEALALAGEVYEQLLVRLPREVAP
- a CDS encoding DUF1573 domain-containing protein, with the translated sequence MVTGRRVVAVLAAVVLLAGVLLVVARRGPSEPAVALDPVAVDFGEVSAPASRAVLVRNVGRAPLQILSASTSCGCTRAVVERSTIPPRGAARLVVTFDPVAHGPQAGPARHAVYLRTNDPRAPEVELEVRAVVVKAPRVVAYYNASCHDCLPYLEQELEPLLRSLGAGEIERRDYIQQRAYRRELVERSTSLGIPPQMQGHMTVFVGERIVLQGHVPAAVIRDLLAPRHAGRYRLIVVLQDRMASHGDPPTHYTVWAPGGAMATYPLHEPIATYLSTLPAARSSAGAPAAAEHRGAPATLPAAFLTMVLGAGLLDGINPCAFAVLLLFVGFLFTLQRGRSDLLAHGFTYIAAVYLTYLAIGLGLLKVFSLGAPHLVARIGAGLMVVLGLLNIKDAFWYGVGPSLTTLSIGGAARDRWMRRATFPATAVVGFLVGVCEFPCTGGIYVGILGLLAARTTFWPGLGYLLLYNVMFVLPLVALLLVLGNRRVVGQYMRWMGTHRRVLRLVQGLVMLALAAAILRWFV
- a CDS encoding SUF system NifU family Fe-S cluster assembly protein, whose translation is MGLDDLYREIILDHYAHPRNRGRLATADITVEGANPLCGDELALYVRLEGGSIAEVRFEGRGCSISQASASMLTEQVRGKTLAQARELVAAFKAMMRGEASPFDDTDLAALQGVRKFPVRVKCATLAWVALDQGIEEFQRGKAASRATTEVPE
- a CDS encoding cysteine desulfurase, which gives rise to MIPERVREDCALLQQRVHGKPLVYLDSAATSQKPRVVLEALARYYSEYNANVHRGIYAMAELATQRYEEARARVARFINAPRPEEVVFTRGTTEAINLVAYTWGRATLRPGDEILLTEMEHHSNMVPWQLLAAEKGVRLRFVPFDHHGQLVMEEFDRLLTEHTRLVAVTHQSNVLGTINPVGEIARRAHGVGALVLVDGAQSVPHMPVDVQALGCDFLAFSAHKMCGPTGAGALWARYELLQAMPPFHGGGEMIMLVTLEGATYKDPPHKFEAGTPNIADCIVWATAIDYLEGFGMAAIREHERQLLRYALGQLREVPGVRVLGPEDVEQRGSAIAFDLPGVHPHDVAQVLDQEGIAVRAGHHCAQPLHRRLGLAASTRASLYLYNTPGDIDALTRGLETVRRLFTPRTAARDR
- a CDS encoding transketolase, with the protein product MAAWVERARDLARQFRADAIRMTAAAGSGHPTSALSAAELMAVLLLRHLRYDFANRDHPNNDRLIFSKGHATPLLYPLLAAAGAIPPQELLTYRRWGSRLEGHPTPVLPWVEVATGSLGQGLAIGVGMALAGKYLDKLPYRVWVLHGDSEMAEGAVWEAFEHAAYYRLDNLIAILDVNRLGQRGETMVGWNTAVYAARARAFGWRAIEVDGHDVEAVDRAYTQAVEGAGSGQPVVVIARTVKGKGVSFVEDRNGWHGKALSREEAARALEELGEVERLQVAVTAPEDLRPALRPDPRPLELPRYQVGGSVATREAYGDALRALGDARPDVVALDGEVNNSTYAERFARAHPERYFEMFIAEQQMVAAAVGLQSRGWTPFVSTFAAFLTRAYDFIRMAAISRANLKLCGSHAGVSIGEDGPSQMGLEDLAMMRAVHGSTVLYPCDANQTAALVAEMADRPGIVYLRTTRMKTPVIYPPAERFPVGGSRVLRSSDSDQVTLVGAGVTTHEALRAADLLAQRGIRARVVDCYSVKPIDAATLRQAARSSGGRVVVAEDHWPEGGLGDAVVEVLTDPEVTRDGFVPQVVRLGVRAMPGSGTPAEQLAAAGIDAAHIAAAAAALVESPIANTLPA
- a CDS encoding non-heme iron oxygenase ferredoxin subunit, which translates into the protein MSGFVKVATVDQIPPGQGRRVEVEGRQIALFNVGGRFYAVDDTCTHEEASLAAGALSGEIVACPKHGSRFHLPTGRVLSLPAVRPVDTYEVKVEGADVLVLPQPRKGVGMPHRVW
- a CDS encoding SufD family Fe-S cluster assembly protein, which codes for LIRARLGRDATLASLVAGFGGSLVKTDVESKLQGPAPQSEMLGLYFASDRQHFDYHTLQEHLAAHTLSDLLYKGAVKDRGRTVFAGLIRVHPGAQKTNAFQSNRNLLLNAGARSDSIPKLEIMANDLRCTHGSATSRLNDEQLFYLMSRGLRRQQAVQMVVDGFFAEVLDRIPLERLRQQVQEEIAGKIAESSQR